One genomic segment of Candidatus Baltobacteraceae bacterium includes these proteins:
- a CDS encoding DUF4242 domain-containing protein translates to MPKYVIEREIPGAGKLSADELKAISQKSCGVLQDLGPQIQWVQSFVTGDKIYCVYIAPNEGMVLEHAKQGGFPANRVSEVKAVIDPTTSE, encoded by the coding sequence ATGCCGAAATACGTCATCGAGCGGGAGATTCCGGGTGCCGGCAAACTGTCGGCCGACGAGCTGAAAGCGATTTCGCAGAAGTCGTGCGGTGTACTTCAGGATCTCGGGCCGCAAATTCAATGGGTGCAGAGCTTCGTGACCGGCGACAAAATCTATTGCGTCTACATCGCCCCGAACGAAGGGATGGTGCTCGAGCACGCAAAGCAGGGCGGATTTCCTGCAAATCGCGTCTCGGAAGTCAAAGCCGTCATCGATCCGACGACGTCGGAGTAA
- a CDS encoding DUF1835 domain-containing protein yields the protein MTSRTAATLHVTNGDSVLYTFKKAGITGTHLAWRDSLHEGPVRDGSLEGTSAYRAQYAAVRGYGNPIKIIRDFERRDAQMRKASEFEEVVLWFEHDLYDQLQVLQVLTALEVLDLEPGRVSIVQSDHYLGTMTADELSPLLAKRRTVTTATFRSARRAWERFTSASPLDLYVASKEDAIGLPFLRAALQRLCEEYPWTRDGLSRSQRQALQAVAQGPAPELGLFRRAQAREEAAFMGDAVFSKIVDDLRNSPAPLIETQDDAFAVTALGRRVLAGEADWIEVAGIDRWIGGVHLSASSVTRWDDEKGQFIGASS from the coding sequence ATGACCTCACGAACCGCAGCGACGCTGCACGTGACCAACGGCGATTCGGTCCTCTATACGTTCAAGAAGGCGGGTATCACCGGCACGCATCTCGCGTGGCGCGACTCGTTGCACGAGGGGCCGGTGCGCGACGGCTCGCTCGAGGGGACGAGCGCGTATCGCGCGCAGTACGCCGCGGTGCGCGGCTACGGAAATCCAATCAAAATCATCCGCGACTTCGAGCGCCGCGACGCGCAGATGCGCAAGGCGTCGGAGTTCGAAGAAGTCGTCCTGTGGTTCGAACACGATCTCTACGATCAGCTGCAGGTGCTGCAAGTGCTCACGGCGCTCGAGGTACTCGATCTCGAGCCGGGGCGTGTTTCAATCGTCCAGAGCGATCACTATCTCGGGACGATGACCGCCGACGAGCTATCGCCCTTGCTGGCCAAGCGGCGCACCGTGACCACCGCTACGTTTCGCTCCGCACGCCGGGCGTGGGAACGTTTTACGTCGGCATCTCCTCTCGATCTCTACGTCGCTTCGAAGGAAGATGCCATCGGGTTGCCGTTCTTGCGTGCGGCTTTGCAGCGACTGTGCGAGGAGTATCCGTGGACGCGCGACGGGCTGTCGCGGTCGCAACGGCAAGCCCTTCAGGCCGTCGCGCAGGGACCGGCTCCCGAGCTAGGACTGTTTCGCCGGGCGCAGGCACGTGAAGAAGCGGCGTTCATGGGCGATGCCGTGTTTTCGAAAATCGTCGACGATCTTCGAAACTCGCCGGCGCCGTTGATCGAGACGCAAGACGATGCGTTCGCGGTGACGGCGCTCGGGCGCCGGGTTCTCGCGGGGGAAGCCGATTGGATCGAGGTCGCCGGCATCGATCGCTGGATCGGCGGCGTGCACCTGAGCGCCTCGAGCGTCACTCGCTGGGACGACGAGAAAGGACAGTTTATTGGAGCTAGTTCCTAA